CCGAGACGCTGGCCGCACAGACGTTCAAAGGCGCGGCCGAGACCGTCCTCCGGGACGAGCGCAGCGTCGACGAACTGATCGATGCCGTCTGTTCGCCCAACGGGACGACGATCGAGGGCATGGAAGTCCTGTGGGACAGCGACGTCGAAGACCGGATCGTCGAGGCCGTCGGGGCGGCCGAGCGACGCTCCGCCGAGATCGCGGAGGCGTTCGACGATGAGTGAGGAAATCGACCGACCCGGGGAGATCGAACAGGTCGACGCCGAGGAAGTCAAGCATGCCCGCCAGCTGGCCGCGGACGCACAGCGCGTCGTCGTCAAGGCCGGGACGAACTCCCTGACCGACGAAGATTCGCGGCTCGATCGCGTAAAACTCGACAAGCTCGTCAGCGACATCATGGACCTGCGCCGGCGGGGGAAGGACGTCCTGCTGGTTTCCTCCGGTGCGATCGGCGCGGGGACGGGCCTACTGAGCAAGGACGGCGACACGGTCGAGGAGGGACAGGCGCTGTCGACGGTCGGCCAGAGCCATCTGATGCACCACTACACCCAGAGCTTCGATCGATACGACCAGCAGGTCGCGCAACTGCTGTTGACCGAGCACGACCTGAAAAACCCCGAGCGGTTCACCAACTTCCGCAACACCGTCGAGACGCTGTTCGAGTGGGGCGTCGTCCCGATCGTCAACGAGAACGACGCGGTCGCGACCGAGGAGATCCAGATCGGCGACAACGATATGATTTCGTCGTCGATCGCAGTCGGGATCGGCGTCGACCTGCTGGTCACGCTGACCGACGTCGGCGGCGTCTACACCGGCAACCCGAAGGACGATCCCGACGCCGAGCTGATCGAAGCGGTCGGGGACAACTACGACGCCGTCCAGGAGATCGTCGACGAGTCGACGACGGCGGAGTTCGGCGGCATCCAGACCAAGGTCCAGGGCGCCCGCGACGCCAGCGAGTACGGCATTCCGGCGATCATCGCCAAATCGACTGAACGGGACGTCCTGAAAAAAATCGCCACAGCCAAACCAGTCGGGACGCTATTCGTCCCCATAAACGGTGTCCACGATGAGTGAATACGACACAGACGCCCAAGTGACCGAGGCACAGCAGGCGGCGCTCCGGCTGGCGAACGTCGACGAGGCGACGCGCAACGCCGCGCTCAACTCGATCGCCGACGCGATCCGAGACAACGAAGACGACATCCTCGAAGCCAACGCCGCGGATGTCGAGGAGGCCGAGGCGATGCTCGAACGCGGCGAGTACACGCAGGCGCTGGTCGACCGGCTGAAGCTCGATTCGGGCAAACTCGAGTCCATCGCGGAGATGGTCGAGAGCGTCGCCGAGCAGGACGACCCGCTCGGTGAGACGCTGCAAGCCCGGGTACTCGACGACGACCTCGAGCTGTACAAGGTCGCGGTCCCGATCGGCGTCGTCGGGACGATCTTCGAGTCCCGGCCCGACGCGTTAGTCCAGATCGCCGCGCTCTCGCTGAAGTCCGGCAACAGCGTTATCCTCAAGGGCGGCAGCGAGGCTGCCGAGTCCAACCGAGTCCTCTATGAGACGATCGTCGAGGCCACGGCCGAGGCCATCGACGCGATCCCGGAGGGGTGGGCCCAGCTCATCGAGGCCCACGAGGAGGTCGACCGACTGCTGGAGATGGACGACAAGGTCGACCTGCTCATGCCGCGTGGCTCCTCGGAATTCGTCTCCTACATCCAGGACAACACCCAGATCCCCGTTCTCGGTCACACCGAGGGGATCTGTCACGTCTACGTCGACGAGGCGGCCGACCTGGAGATGGCCGAGGAGATCGCCTTCGACGCGAAAGTCCAGTACCCCGCGGTCTGCAACGCCGTCGAGACGCTGCTGGTCAGCGAGGCCGTCGCCGACCAGTTCCTGCCCGACATGGTCGAGCGCTACGAGGGGGCGGGCGTCGAGTTGCGCGGCGACGAGCACACCCGCGATATCGTCGATATCGACCCCGCGACCGAGGCCGACTGGGACACCGAGTACGGCGACCTCGAACTGTCGATCAAGGTCGTCGAGGACGTCTACGAGGCCGTCGAACACGTCAACACGCACGGCTCGAAACACACCGAGTCGATCGTCACCGAGGACAGCGAGGCGGCCGAGGCGTTCATGACCGGGATCGACGCCGCCAGCGTCTTCCACAACGCCTCGACCCGCTTCGCGGACGGCTACCGCTACGGGCTGGGCGCGGAAGTCGGCATCTCGACGGGCAAGATCCACGCCCGCGGTCCGGTCGGGCTTGCTGGATTGACGACCTACAAGTACTACCTGGAGGGCGACGGACAGCTCGTGGCCACCTACGCCGGCGACGACGCCGCGCCGTTCACGCACGTCGATTTCGACGGCGAATGGACGCCCGGTCATCGCAGCGACGAGTGACGGTGACTGCTGTGACGAACTACCGGGCCAACCGCACGGAATCGTGCAGTTGATACTGCCGGCTGTAACAAACTGAAGGAATTCGCCACCCCGGGGTGGCAAATATCTTTACGAACTTACAGCCGGCAGTATGAGCCGGAACAGACCGACAGCGATAGCACTGCGGTACGTGGCATCGACGTCACGGC
This window of the Halapricum desulfuricans genome carries:
- a CDS encoding glutamate-5-semialdehyde dehydrogenase, with amino-acid sequence MSEYDTDAQVTEAQQAALRLANVDEATRNAALNSIADAIRDNEDDILEANAADVEEAEAMLERGEYTQALVDRLKLDSGKLESIAEMVESVAEQDDPLGETLQARVLDDDLELYKVAVPIGVVGTIFESRPDALVQIAALSLKSGNSVILKGGSEAAESNRVLYETIVEATAEAIDAIPEGWAQLIEAHEEVDRLLEMDDKVDLLMPRGSSEFVSYIQDNTQIPVLGHTEGICHVYVDEAADLEMAEEIAFDAKVQYPAVCNAVETLLVSEAVADQFLPDMVERYEGAGVELRGDEHTRDIVDIDPATEADWDTEYGDLELSIKVVEDVYEAVEHVNTHGSKHTESIVTEDSEAAEAFMTGIDAASVFHNASTRFADGYRYGLGAEVGISTGKIHARGPVGLAGLTTYKYYLEGDGQLVATYAGDDAAPFTHVDFDGEWTPGHRSDE
- the proB gene encoding glutamate 5-kinase; translated protein: MSEEIDRPGEIEQVDAEEVKHARQLAADAQRVVVKAGTNSLTDEDSRLDRVKLDKLVSDIMDLRRRGKDVLLVSSGAIGAGTGLLSKDGDTVEEGQALSTVGQSHLMHHYTQSFDRYDQQVAQLLLTEHDLKNPERFTNFRNTVETLFEWGVVPIVNENDAVATEEIQIGDNDMISSSIAVGIGVDLLVTLTDVGGVYTGNPKDDPDAELIEAVGDNYDAVQEIVDESTTAEFGGIQTKVQGARDASEYGIPAIIAKSTERDVLKKIATAKPVGTLFVPINGVHDE